AATGTGGACTTCCACCGTGCGCGGGCTGAGCACCAGCGCCCCGGCAATCTCGCGGTTCGACTTGCCCTGAGCGATCAGGGCCGCCACCTCGCGCTCGCGGCCCGTCAACCCGCCCGCTTCCTTCTTGGCTTTGCGGCGCGGCGAGTCGGGCGTTGCCCGGCCCATGCCGGCTGTGGCCGAGCGCACGAAGTTCTCGCGCAAGGCGGCGTCACCCAGTTTGCCGGCCAGCGCCTCAATGATGACTCGGACTGACGAAAACTCCCCGGCGGCGTCATCGCGCTGGCCACGCGCCAAATACAATTTGCCCAGCGCCAGGTGAAGCCGCCACTGCATGGGCGGCCTCTCGTACTCCTGAGCCGCCCTTTGCCCGGCCAGCAAAACCGCCTCGGCCTCTTTCATCCGGCCCAGCGCCATGAGCGCCTCGCCGCGCAACAGCGCCAGCGAGCTGATGGCCGCCTCGCCCGCCTGCTCGACGTTGGGCGCCGAAGCAATTAATTGCTCGACGATGGCGAGCGCCTCTTTAGCCTTGCCCTGCGCCAGCAACAGTTCGGCCCGGGCGAACCATAGTTGGCGCTGGCCGACAGCCTGCGCGGGCAAGTCGGGCGTGAGCACCTCATTCAAAAACTTCTCCGCCGCCTCGGCCTGCCCCTGAAGAACATAGGTGGACACGAGATAACTGGCCGCGATCCGCATCCACACCATGGAGGCCGTCTCGCGAGCCAGAGTCACGGCTTGCTCCAGATGCAACCGGGCAGTGGGCAGGGCCAGAATGTCCCAATGCAGAGCGCCCAAAATCAGGTGCGAGGTGGCCATGAAGTGGCGGTGTTCAATCTCCTCGGCCAGGGCCAGCCCTTTGCGAATCAAAGGCAACGCCCGGCCATACTCGCCCGCCGTCGCCAGGGCCAGGCCCAGCCACGAATGCCCCAGGGCCTCGCCGGGGCGCGCCCCGATCTCTTGCGCCATCTGCAGAGCCAACTCGCCATCGCCCAGCCGCTCGGCCAGAGTCGTCTTCACCGGCACGGCGGTTCGACCGAGATAATCGGTGCCGCGTGAGGAATAGATCATCAGGCTGGACATCAAGCCGCCGCGATCGTTCAATTCACGGAAGAGGGCGATGGCGCGCTCGTAATAAGCCACGCCGCTCACCGTGTCATTGGCGACGTAGTTGGCGATGCCCAGCAAATCGAGCGTGGCCGCCAGGCCGGCCTTGTCGCCCAGCAGTTCAAAGATGCGCAGGGCTTCCCGGTGATAGCTCAAGGCTTCAAGGGGCTGTTCGATGTTGAGGTGCCAGTTGCCCATGCGGTTGAGGTTGTGGGCCAGCGTCGCCGAGTCGTCCAGTGCCCGCGCCAGTTCCAGCGCCTGCCGGAAGTATTGGCCGGTGCGGGTGTAATCGCGCGCCGCCCACAAAAAGCCAAGCTCCAGCAAAGCCTGCCACTCAGCCTGGCGGTTGTTGCGGCCTCGCGCTTCGTCGAGCATGGCCTGAAAGTCGTCGCGGGCGGCCTCGAAGTCGCCGAGCGTCTGGTTCATCTGCCCGCGCGCCCGATACAACTCGACGGGCACGGCCACCGCCAGTTGACGCGCCGACTCGATGGCGTGAGCGTAGTGTTCCTGCGCGGCGCGGGGCGTGTACAACGCCTGGGCCTTCTCCCCGGCCCGGCGTGAATAAGCCAGCGCCCGCTCCCACACCCCGGCCTCGTAAAAGTGAAGCGCCAACTCGGCCAGATGCGACTCGGCGACGTGGGCATAAAGCCCTTCCATCGCTTCCGCAACCCGGCGATGAAGCGCCCGGCGCTCGCGCCCCAGCAGATCAGAATAGATCGCTTGCCGGGTGAGGGCGTGGCGAAAGACAAAATGGTCAGCCGCCTCTTCGACCACCAACTGGGCGACCACCAGTTCCCTGACCAGCTTCAGCAACTCGCCTTCCGTTTGCTGGACGGCAAGTTGCAGAACGGCAAAGTCGAAGCGCCGCCCGGCGACGGCGGCCAGAGCCAGGAGCCGGCGGGCCGGCTCACTCAATGTTCCAATTCGTCTCTGCACCGCATCCTGCACCGTGCGCGGAATCTGCAAATCGCCAATCGGCTTGCGAGTCCAGATTCCGTTGGCCAGGTAAATGTCGCCCGAAGCCACCAGCGCCTTCAAAGTCTCTTCAATGAAAAAGGGGTTGCCGTCGGCGAGCGAATGAATGGCCTCGGTGAACTCGGCCCGCACCGGCTGGGCCTGCTCGAAGATAGCGCGGATCATGCGCTCCACGTCGTCGGCAGGGAGGCGGGCCAGCGTGAATTCAGCGGCGAGACGGGCCCGGTCGAGTTCGGCCAGAAAGTGAGTCAGACCCGGAGTCGGCTCGTCACTGCGATACGTCAAGAGGAGGAGAATTGGAGAATTGACGAGATGGCGGGCGAAGTAGAGCAGAAACTCAAGGCTCGTGTCGTCGCACCAGTGCAGGTCTTCGATGACAATCATCTGTAGGGGCAAACCTGCGTGTTTGCCCATGCGCTTGTCCATTGGCGGGCCGACACGCAGGTCGGCCCCTACCAGGCCAATCAGGAATTGGGTTAACGTTTGAAAATGGCGTCGCTTCTCCTGTTCCGGCTCGAGCACGGGTGTCGGCCTCATCTCAGGCAAAACCCCGCCGAGTTCGGGCAGGAGCTTGATCAGTTCGGGAGCGAAAGGGTGGAGGGCAGTTTCATCGTGAGAGGCGACGAAACCGCGCAACAAATCGAGCCACGGCGCGTAAGGTAGAACACGATCCGGCTCGAAGCAGTTGCCTTGCAACACGGTGAAGCCGCCTTGCCTTGCCAGGGCTTTTGTTTCGGCGGCCAGCCGCGATTTGCCGATCCCGGCTTCCCCGGCCAGAAGAATGACTTGCCCCTGCCCCTCGCGGATTTGCTCCAGGCGCTGACTGAGCGAGTTGAGATAAGGCGTGCGCCCGATCAGAACCGGGCAGAGGATGGTTTTTTCGAGCAGAGCGGCCATTGGCGAAGATTATACGCCAGTGTCCGGGCGATGTATTTTGAGGCCTGACACCCGGCATTTAGTTCTATGAGGCAGGCAACCGCTACCAAATCTGTTGTGTTGACTCGGAATGGATTATGAAACCTGAATCGAAATTTGACCGATTGAAGCGATACCTGGAGAAACTGGCCCTGCCGGTGCTCATCTTGCCGGCCCTGGCCGTCACGGCGGCGAGCCTCTTTGCTCTGATAACGACCGTCGTCTACGTGGCCGCCGAGAGCCAGCCCAGCGATCTTCTCTTCCCGTTGCGTCAACCGGCCCTTCAACTTCAATCCATGCTCACCACCGATCCTGGCGAGCGAACCGAAATTGAAATACGTTTGCAGGCGGCCCTGCCCGCCGCATCCGTGTCACATCCACTGATTCAACCCACCCTCGCGCTTGCTCAGGCTCAAACCGTGAATATCGCCAGCGTCGGACCGTTGCCTTCCTCCACTTCTGAGTCGGCGGCTTCGCCTGCTTCAAGCGGCAGTATAGCTTCG
This Chloroflexota bacterium DNA region includes the following protein-coding sequences:
- a CDS encoding AAA family ATPase; the protein is MAALLEKTILCPVLIGRTPYLNSLSQRLEQIREGQGQVILLAGEAGIGKSRLAAETKALARQGGFTVLQGNCFEPDRVLPYAPWLDLLRGFVASHDETALHPFAPELIKLLPELGGVLPEMRPTPVLEPEQEKRRHFQTLTQFLIGLVGADLRVGPPMDKRMGKHAGLPLQMIVIEDLHWCDDTSLEFLLYFARHLVNSPILLLLTYRSDEPTPGLTHFLAELDRARLAAEFTLARLPADDVERMIRAIFEQAQPVRAEFTEAIHSLADGNPFFIEETLKALVASGDIYLANGIWTRKPIGDLQIPRTVQDAVQRRIGTLSEPARRLLALAAVAGRRFDFAVLQLAVQQTEGELLKLVRELVVAQLVVEEAADHFVFRHALTRQAIYSDLLGRERRALHRRVAEAMEGLYAHVAESHLAELALHFYEAGVWERALAYSRRAGEKAQALYTPRAAQEHYAHAIESARQLAVAVPVELYRARGQMNQTLGDFEAARDDFQAMLDEARGRNNRQAEWQALLELGFLWAARDYTRTGQYFRQALELARALDDSATLAHNLNRMGNWHLNIEQPLEALSYHREALRIFELLGDKAGLAATLDLLGIANYVANDTVSGVAYYERAIALFRELNDRGGLMSSLMIYSSRGTDYLGRTAVPVKTTLAERLGDGELALQMAQEIGARPGEALGHSWLGLALATAGEYGRALPLIRKGLALAEEIEHRHFMATSHLILGALHWDILALPTARLHLEQAVTLARETASMVWMRIAASYLVSTYVLQGQAEAAEKFLNEVLTPDLPAQAVGQRQLWFARAELLLAQGKAKEALAIVEQLIASAPNVEQAGEAAISSLALLRGEALMALGRMKEAEAVLLAGQRAAQEYERPPMQWRLHLALGKLYLARGQRDDAAGEFSSVRVIIEALAGKLGDAALRENFVRSATAGMGRATPDSPRRKAKKEAGGLTGREREVAALIAQGKSNREIAGALVLSPRTVEVHIANIMSKLGAASRAQIAAWVVEHKIGSTKFTVKKFGDADER